The proteins below come from a single Prolixibacter sp. NT017 genomic window:
- a CDS encoding glycoside hydrolase family 30 beta sandwich domain-containing protein codes for MKYSLIIVTVFWAWSCAQPVQEKKDTTAPDFSTSGKKIEVFTTAKDTNLRLAHTGESSFQKAIQPKETEISIFVNPKKSFQSFLGIGGAITDASAEVFAQLPADKQKELLAAYYGKSGIDYSLMRTNIGSCDFSSESYTYVEDGDKDLKTFSVAHDMKYRIPMIKRAIAEAGGHMVLFASPWSPPAFMKSNKSLLHGGKLLPEYDQAWANYYVKFIQAYQKRGIPIWGITIQNEPMAVQTWESCVYTAAEERDFLKNFLGPTMEKAGFGDKKIIVWDHNRDLMVDRANTIFGDPDAAKYAWGMGMHWYETWTGAKPKWDNEQVVKESYPDKNLLFTEGCNEAFTPEEYQRWSNAERYGSNMIHDFNNGTVGWTDWNILLDQNGGPNHVGNFCFAPVHADTRTGELNFTPAYYYIGHFSKFIHPGAKRISTASSRSTLLSTSFMNKDGKMATVVMNGSDSPVTYNLIVGQAETHLEIPAHAIQTLVY; via the coding sequence ATGAAGTACTCCTTAATAATTGTTACTGTCTTTTGGGCCTGGTCGTGCGCTCAGCCAGTTCAGGAAAAGAAAGACACGACCGCACCTGATTTTTCGACCAGCGGAAAGAAAATTGAGGTATTCACTACGGCGAAAGATACCAATCTGCGCCTGGCTCATACCGGTGAATCGAGCTTTCAGAAAGCTATTCAACCCAAAGAAACGGAAATTTCCATTTTCGTTAATCCGAAGAAGTCTTTCCAGTCATTCCTGGGAATCGGTGGTGCAATTACTGACGCTTCGGCAGAGGTGTTTGCTCAGCTTCCGGCTGATAAACAGAAGGAATTGTTGGCGGCTTATTACGGAAAAAGTGGTATCGATTATTCGCTGATGCGGACGAATATTGGTAGTTGCGACTTTAGTAGCGAGAGTTACACTTACGTGGAAGATGGGGATAAAGATCTGAAAACTTTCTCGGTAGCTCATGATATGAAATACCGTATTCCGATGATTAAAAGAGCGATTGCCGAGGCTGGCGGTCATATGGTTTTGTTTGCCAGCCCGTGGAGTCCGCCGGCTTTCATGAAAAGCAACAAGAGTTTGCTGCACGGCGGAAAATTGCTTCCGGAGTATGATCAGGCGTGGGCCAACTACTATGTGAAGTTTATTCAGGCATACCAAAAACGAGGAATTCCGATTTGGGGAATTACCATTCAAAACGAGCCAATGGCTGTGCAGACGTGGGAGTCATGTGTATATACAGCTGCTGAAGAAAGGGATTTCCTGAAAAACTTCCTCGGTCCGACCATGGAAAAAGCAGGCTTTGGAGATAAGAAAATCATTGTCTGGGACCACAATCGTGATTTGATGGTCGACCGCGCCAACACCATTTTCGGTGATCCGGATGCGGCTAAATATGCCTGGGGAATGGGAATGCACTGGTACGAAACCTGGACCGGCGCGAAACCCAAATGGGACAATGAGCAAGTAGTGAAGGAATCTTATCCTGATAAGAACCTGTTGTTCACCGAAGGGTGTAACGAGGCATTTACGCCGGAAGAATACCAGCGCTGGTCTAATGCCGAGCGTTACGGGAGCAATATGATTCACGATTTCAACAACGGAACGGTAGGCTGGACAGACTGGAATATTCTCCTCGATCAGAATGGCGGCCCGAATCATGTGGGCAACTTCTGTTTCGCGCCCGTACATGCCGATACCCGAACCGGCGAACTGAATTTCACGCCGGCTTATTATTACATCGGTCATTTCTCCAAATTCATTCATCCGGGAGCGAAGCGCATCAGTACGGCTTCCAGCCGGAGTACACTGCTCAGTACTTCTTTCATGAATAAAGACGGAAAGATGGCCACGGTGGTGATGAATGGTTCCGACAGCCCGGTTACTTACAACCTGATTGTAGGACAAGCGGAAACACACCTGGAAATACCGGCGCATGCCATTCAAACGCTGGTGTACTAA